One genomic region from Pseudoduganella lutea encodes:
- a CDS encoding LysM peptidoglycan-binding domain-containing protein, translating to MKNFSTVGTRLLLAMAFSGASAMSAAAQDSRCEFRPNAPDQHTVARGDTLWDIAGTFLQKPWCWPRVWGLNQAEIADPHWIYPGQVIWFDRAAGRLRLGSRLTPAEPGTVRLSPRERTEGLGKDAIPAIPPGVIEPFLAQPLIVESDELKDAPRIVATAGNRVFLGKDDKAYVRGNLKGATSFQAFRPGKPLRDPVTKAVVGHEAHYLGTLALQKEAAPGADVHTFIVTGAKEEMGAGDLLMRSEPVPIQNYVPHPPAVPVNARVLAIYDGVVHAGQNHVVSINRGKLDGLDVGATLELYHVGQTVADRSASKGWHNLGNPQVRLPDEQVGSLFIFRVFKHVSYGLIMQATEPVVVGDVARTPE from the coding sequence ATGAAAAATTTTAGCACAGTCGGCACCCGCCTGTTGCTCGCCATGGCGTTTTCCGGGGCGAGCGCGATGTCTGCCGCGGCACAGGACAGCCGTTGCGAGTTCCGCCCGAACGCGCCGGACCAGCACACCGTTGCCAGGGGCGACACGTTGTGGGATATCGCTGGAACGTTCCTGCAGAAGCCCTGGTGCTGGCCCCGCGTGTGGGGCTTGAACCAGGCGGAAATCGCCGATCCGCACTGGATCTATCCCGGCCAGGTCATCTGGTTCGATCGCGCCGCCGGGCGCTTGCGGCTGGGCAGCAGGTTGACTCCTGCCGAGCCCGGTACTGTCAGGCTGTCGCCGCGCGAGCGCACCGAAGGGCTGGGCAAGGATGCCATTCCCGCCATCCCGCCCGGCGTGATCGAACCGTTCCTGGCGCAGCCGCTGATCGTGGAGTCGGACGAGTTGAAGGATGCGCCGCGCATCGTGGCCACCGCCGGCAACCGGGTGTTCCTCGGCAAGGATGACAAGGCCTATGTGCGGGGCAACCTGAAGGGCGCCACGTCCTTCCAGGCTTTCCGACCCGGCAAGCCGCTGCGTGACCCGGTCACGAAGGCCGTGGTGGGCCACGAAGCGCATTATCTCGGCACGCTGGCGTTGCAGAAGGAAGCGGCACCGGGTGCGGACGTGCACACGTTCATCGTCACCGGCGCAAAGGAGGAGATGGGGGCCGGCGACTTGCTGATGCGCAGCGAGCCCGTGCCGATACAAAACTACGTGCCGCATCCGCCGGCCGTGCCGGTCAATGCGCGCGTGCTCGCCATCTACGATGGCGTGGTGCATGCGGGCCAGAACCACGTGGTCTCGATCAATCGTGGAAAGCTTGACGGGCTCGACGTCGGTGCCACCCTCGAGCTGTACCATGTCGGGCAGACGGTAGCCGACAGGTCGGCCAGCAAGGGCTGGCACAATCTCGGCAATCCGCAGGTCAGGCTGCCGGACGAACAGGTCGGCAGCCTGTTCATCTTCCGCGTGTTCAAGCATGTTTCCTATGGCCTGATCATGCAGGCGACCGAACCGGTAGTGGTCGGCGACGTTGCCAGAACCCCGGAGTGA
- a CDS encoding DNA topoisomerase III — protein sequence MSKTLIIAEKPSVANDIAKSLGGFTKHDEYFESEEYVLSSAVGHLLEIAVPEEFDVKRGKWSFTHLPMIPPYFALNPIAKTESRLKVLNKLIKRKDVTALINACDAGREGELIFRLIAQNAKAKQPVKRLWLQSMTPNAIREGFAHLRSDEEMLPLADAARCRSEADWLIGINGTRAMTAFNSKEGGFYLTTVGRVQTPTLSIVVEREDKIKKFVPRDYWEVRAEFVCAAGIYEGRWLDTGFKKDENDPEKRAERLWSKAAADSIALACKGKPGIVTEESKPTTSMAPALFDLTSLQREANGRFGFSAKNTLGLAQALYEKHKVLTYPRTDSRHLPEDYLPTVQSTLEVVKQNPNYHQFAKQILDKGWVKPNKRIFDNTKISDHFAIIPTGIAPKGLSEPEQKLYDLVTRRFMAVFFPAAEFQVTTRFTEVSGHQFKTEGKVMTNPGWLAVYGKDTTDDKEGSGNLVPVAKGEKVHTENVNANALVTKPPARYTEATLLSAMEGAGKLIDSDELRDAMAGKGLGTPATRAAIIEGLLTEKYLIREGRELIPTAKASQLMTLLRGLGVNELTAPELTGEWEHKLSQMEKGRISREEFMREIAQMTQIIVKRAKEYSNDTIPGEYATLVTPCPNCSSVVKENYRRFACTKCEFSMSKTPGSRQFEIAEVEELLKNRTIGPLQGFRSKMGRPFAAILRIVRDEDINNFKLEFDFGQNDEEGEDGEGVDFSGQTALGPCPKCNGGVYEMGLAYVCEHSVAKPKTCDFRSGRIILQQEILPEQMAKLLNEGKTDLLPGFISQRTRRPFKAFLVRGKDGKISFEFEPRKEKPAAKGKAAVVADGAEAQPEEAAAAKKPAAKKAATKTAATKTAAAKKAPAKKAAAKKAVATE from the coding sequence ATGAGCAAAACCCTCATCATCGCCGAGAAGCCTTCTGTCGCGAACGACATCGCGAAGTCGCTTGGCGGCTTCACCAAGCACGATGAGTATTTCGAATCCGAAGAATACGTGCTGTCGTCCGCCGTGGGCCACCTGCTGGAAATCGCGGTGCCCGAAGAGTTCGACGTCAAGCGTGGCAAGTGGAGCTTCACGCACCTGCCGATGATTCCGCCGTACTTCGCGCTGAATCCCATCGCCAAGACGGAAAGCCGCCTCAAGGTACTGAACAAACTGATCAAGCGGAAAGACGTGACCGCGCTGATCAACGCATGTGACGCGGGCCGCGAAGGTGAACTGATCTTCCGCCTGATCGCGCAGAACGCGAAGGCCAAGCAGCCCGTCAAGCGGCTGTGGCTGCAGTCGATGACGCCGAACGCGATCCGCGAAGGTTTTGCGCACCTGCGCAGCGATGAAGAAATGCTGCCGCTGGCCGACGCGGCGCGCTGCCGTTCCGAAGCCGACTGGTTGATCGGCATCAACGGCACCCGCGCGATGACGGCCTTCAATTCGAAAGAGGGCGGCTTCTACCTGACGACCGTGGGCCGCGTGCAGACGCCGACGCTGTCGATCGTCGTCGAGCGCGAAGACAAGATCAAGAAATTCGTGCCGCGCGACTACTGGGAAGTGCGCGCCGAATTCGTGTGCGCTGCCGGTATCTACGAAGGCCGCTGGCTCGACACGGGGTTCAAGAAGGACGAGAACGATCCCGAGAAACGCGCCGAGCGCCTGTGGAGCAAGGCTGCCGCCGATTCGATCGCGCTGGCGTGCAAAGGCAAGCCCGGCATCGTCACCGAGGAATCGAAGCCGACGACATCGATGGCGCCCGCGCTGTTCGACCTGACGAGCCTGCAGCGCGAAGCCAACGGCCGCTTCGGCTTCTCGGCCAAGAACACGTTGGGCCTGGCACAGGCGCTGTACGAAAAGCACAAGGTGCTCACGTACCCGCGTACCGATTCGCGCCACCTTCCCGAGGATTACCTGCCCACCGTGCAATCCACGCTGGAAGTGGTGAAGCAGAATCCGAACTACCACCAGTTCGCCAAGCAGATCCTGGACAAGGGCTGGGTCAAGCCGAACAAGCGCATCTTCGACAACACCAAGATCTCGGACCACTTCGCGATCATCCCCACCGGCATTGCGCCGAAGGGCTTGTCGGAGCCGGAACAAAAGCTGTACGACCTCGTAACGCGCCGCTTCATGGCGGTGTTCTTCCCGGCCGCCGAATTCCAGGTGACCACGCGCTTCACCGAGGTCTCGGGCCACCAGTTCAAGACCGAAGGCAAGGTGATGACCAACCCTGGCTGGCTGGCGGTCTATGGCAAGGACACCACCGACGACAAGGAAGGCAGCGGCAACCTGGTGCCGGTGGCGAAGGGCGAGAAAGTGCACACGGAAAACGTGAACGCGAACGCGCTCGTGACGAAGCCGCCCGCGCGCTATACGGAAGCGACACTGCTCTCCGCGATGGAAGGCGCTGGCAAGCTGATCGACTCGGATGAATTGCGCGATGCCATGGCCGGCAAGGGCCTCGGCACCCCGGCCACGCGCGCGGCCATCATCGAAGGCTTGCTGACGGAAAAATACCTGATCCGCGAAGGCCGCGAACTGATCCCCACCGCGAAGGCATCACAGCTGATGACGCTGCTGCGCGGCCTGGGCGTGAACGAACTGACCGCGCCCGAGCTCACCGGCGAGTGGGAGCACAAGCTTTCGCAAATGGAAAAGGGCCGTATCTCGCGCGAGGAGTTCATGCGCGAGATCGCGCAGATGACGCAGATTATCGTCAAGCGCGCCAAGGAATACAGCAACGACACGATTCCCGGCGAGTATGCAACGCTGGTCACGCCGTGCCCGAACTGCAGCAGCGTGGTCAAGGAAAACTACCGGCGCTTCGCCTGCACCAAATGCGAATTCTCGATGTCGAAAACGCCGGGCAGCCGGCAGTTCGAGATCGCCGAAGTGGAAGAGCTGCTGAAGAACCGCACCATCGGACCGCTGCAGGGCTTCCGCTCGAAGATGGGCCGGCCTTTCGCCGCGATCCTGCGCATCGTGCGCGACGAGGACATCAACAACTTCAAGCTCGAATTCGACTTCGGCCAGAACGACGAAGAGGGCGAGGATGGCGAAGGCGTCGACTTCTCCGGCCAGACAGCGCTGGGGCCATGCCCGAAGTGCAATGGCGGCGTGTACGAGATGGGCCTGGCCTATGTTTGCGAGCACAGCGTGGCAAAGCCGAAGACGTGCGATTTCCGCAGCGGGCGCATCATCCTGCAGCAGGAAATACTGCCCGAGCAGATGGCCAAGCTGCTGAACGAAGGCAAGACCGACCTGCTGCCGGGTTTCATCTCGCAGCGTACGCGTCGTCCGTTCAAGGCATTCCTCGTGCGCGGCAAGGATGGCAAGATCAGCTTTGAATTCGAGCCGCGCAAGGAGAAGCCGGCCGCGAAGGGCAAGGCCGCCGTGGTAGCGGACGGCGCCGAAGCGCAGCCGGAAGAAGCGGCAGCGGCGAAGAAGCCGGCGGCGAAAAAAGCCGCCACGAAGACGGCCGCCACCAAGACGGCGGCCGCCAAGAAGGCGCCTGCAAAGAAGGCTGCCGCGAAGAAGGCGGTGGCGACCGAGTAA
- the dprA gene encoding DNA-processing protein DprA, translating into MIDAARENRLADVNAVVPAAALAAPFAARARAVAEATLHWASQPGNHLLTLNDAAYPTELKEIADPPVLLHAQGDLSLLDGWNAKCNAAGNAVGIVGSRKATMQGMANARNFARTLSEAGVTIVSGLALGIDAAAHQGGLAGAGSTVAVVGTGIDVIYPESNAALAARIRDAGCLLSEFALGTSARKQYFPIRNRIISGLSRGVLVVEATEKSGSLITARLANEQGRDVFAIPGSIHSALSKGCHKLIRDGARLVDTAHDILEAFGIRKAASETVMLEELTAAADVLLTALTYDPVPADELAARLKLDPADTQASLLALELAGVVERLPGGVFQRLKR; encoded by the coding sequence GTGATCGACGCGGCACGCGAAAATCGCCTTGCCGACGTGAATGCCGTGGTGCCGGCAGCGGCGCTTGCCGCGCCGTTCGCGGCGCGCGCGCGCGCGGTTGCCGAAGCCACGCTGCATTGGGCCAGCCAGCCCGGCAACCATTTGCTGACGCTGAACGACGCGGCCTATCCAACGGAGCTGAAAGAGATTGCCGATCCGCCAGTGCTGCTGCACGCGCAAGGTGATCTCTCACTGCTGGACGGATGGAATGCAAAATGCAATGCGGCAGGCAATGCGGTCGGCATCGTCGGCAGCCGCAAGGCCACGATGCAAGGCATGGCCAATGCCCGCAACTTCGCACGCACCTTGTCGGAGGCGGGCGTTACGATCGTGTCGGGTCTTGCGCTCGGCATCGATGCCGCCGCGCACCAGGGCGGCCTGGCCGGCGCCGGATCGACCGTGGCGGTGGTGGGCACCGGCATCGACGTGATCTATCCGGAATCGAACGCGGCGCTGGCTGCGCGCATTCGCGACGCCGGTTGCCTGCTCAGTGAGTTCGCGCTCGGTACTTCCGCGCGCAAGCAATACTTCCCGATCCGCAACCGCATCATCAGCGGCTTGTCGCGCGGCGTGCTCGTGGTCGAAGCAACGGAGAAGTCGGGTTCGCTGATCACCGCGCGCCTTGCCAACGAACAGGGGCGCGACGTGTTCGCGATTCCCGGTTCGATCCATTCGGCACTGTCGAAAGGTTGTCACAAGCTGATACGCGATGGCGCGAGACTGGTCGACACCGCGCACGATATCCTCGAAGCATTCGGTATCAGGAAGGCAGCGAGCGAGACGGTGATGCTGGAAGAATTGACGGCGGCCGCCGATGTGCTGTTAACGGCATTGACGTACGATCCAGTACCCGCCGATGAACTGGCGGCAAGGCTGAAACTCGACCCGGCTGACACTCAGGCAAGTTTGCTTGCACTAGAGTTAGCAGGTGTTGTGGAACGGCTGCCGGGTGGTGTTTTTCAGCGACTGAAACGGTGA
- the def gene encoding peptide deformylase — protein sequence MSKLNILRYPDPRLHKVAKPVTEFDERIARLVADMAETMYDAPGIGLAATQVDVHERVIVIDISETKDQLTAYINPEVLWASDEKQVYDEGCLSVPGIYDDVERPARVKVRAQNEKGEFFEVDADGLLAVCIQHEMDHLMGKVFVEYLSPLKRNRIKTKLQKEERGIERERQLRAAGRR from the coding sequence ATGTCGAAATTGAACATCCTCCGCTATCCCGACCCGCGCCTGCACAAGGTCGCCAAGCCCGTCACCGAGTTCGACGAACGCATCGCGCGCCTCGTTGCCGACATGGCCGAGACAATGTACGACGCGCCCGGCATCGGCCTGGCCGCCACGCAGGTCGATGTGCACGAGCGCGTGATCGTCATCGATATCAGCGAAACAAAGGACCAGCTGACCGCCTACATCAATCCCGAGGTGCTGTGGGCCAGCGACGAGAAGCAGGTCTATGACGAAGGCTGCCTGTCGGTGCCCGGTATCTACGACGATGTGGAACGTCCAGCCAGGGTGAAGGTGCGCGCGCAGAATGAAAAAGGCGAGTTCTTCGAAGTGGATGCCGATGGCTTGCTGGCCGTGTGCATTCAGCATGAAATGGATCACCTGATGGGCAAGGTATTCGTCGAATACCTGTCGCCGCTCAAGCGCAACCGCATCAAGACCAAGCTGCAGAAGGAAGAGCGCGGTATCGAACGCGAGCGCCAGTTGCGCGCCGCCGGCCGCCGCTGA
- a CDS encoding DUF494 family protein has protein sequence MFDILVYLYETYYRPDACPEPAALAKKLSAVGFDDVEISEALVWLNDLTEMADEMDVELASMVSTGTRFYVEQEQDALGTQAIGFIAFLESARVLSPLQREIVIERALALEESPVNLGKLKIIVLMLLWSQGKEPDALMFDDLFGSDEEQAPRLLH, from the coding sequence ATGTTCGACATCCTTGTTTATCTCTACGAGACCTATTATCGCCCCGACGCATGCCCTGAACCGGCAGCGTTGGCGAAGAAGCTATCCGCTGTCGGTTTCGACGACGTGGAGATTTCCGAGGCGCTGGTCTGGCTCAACGACCTGACCGAGATGGCCGATGAAATGGATGTCGAGCTGGCATCCATGGTATCGACCGGCACGCGTTTCTATGTCGAACAGGAACAGGATGCGCTGGGCACGCAAGCCATCGGCTTCATCGCGTTCCTGGAAAGCGCGCGTGTACTGTCGCCGCTGCAACGTGAAATCGTCATCGAGCGCGCGCTGGCGCTCGAGGAGTCGCCCGTCAACCTGGGCAAGCTGAAGATCATCGTGCTGATGTTGTTGTGGAGCCAGGGCAAGGAACCCGATGCGCTGATGTTCGACGACCTGTTTGGTTCCGACGAGGAACAGGCTCCCCGCCTCTTGCACTGA
- a CDS encoding PEP-CTERM sorting domain-containing protein: MLKTVAIAMLLAVSCGANAAPTYNFSYTGFLDQNTGNFSDSYQLKGSFSGNDANHDGFLDKTEISSFFLNGTDYIGCAAGSNAYYQCGTDNFLYKIGGALDFSAGIGSSDPEGFVSRGHYFVSGSGEFDYVMTPFSSSESAYLWTSDTTFSIGKRGLYNAQSNFQVHMLAVPEPGTWAMLATGLLVVVGTARRRKGALQVRG; encoded by the coding sequence ATGTTAAAGACTGTTGCAATCGCCATGTTACTGGCCGTCAGCTGCGGCGCTAACGCAGCTCCCACGTACAATTTTTCGTACACGGGTTTTCTGGATCAAAACACTGGAAATTTCTCGGACTCCTATCAGCTGAAAGGCTCGTTTTCGGGTAACGATGCAAACCATGACGGTTTTCTGGACAAGACGGAAATCTCCTCTTTTTTCCTGAATGGAACGGATTATATTGGCTGCGCCGCTGGCAGCAATGCGTACTACCAATGTGGCACCGACAATTTTCTCTACAAGATCGGCGGCGCGCTGGATTTTTCCGCCGGTATCGGCAGCTCTGATCCTGAAGGCTTTGTCAGCAGGGGGCATTATTTCGTCTCCGGCAGTGGCGAATTCGACTACGTGATGACGCCGTTTTCGTCTTCGGAAAGTGCCTACCTCTGGACCAGCGACACCACGTTCTCCATCGGCAAGCGCGGTTTGTACAACGCCCAGTCCAATTTCCAGGTGCACATGCTGGCCGTGCCGGAGCCGGGCACGTGGGCAATGCTGGCCACCGGCCTGCTGGTCGTCGTGGGCACGGCGCGCCGTCGCAAGGGAGCGCTGCAAGTGCGCGGCTGA
- the fmt gene encoding methionyl-tRNA formyltransferase, which yields MKVVFAGTPEFAAVALRAIHAAGFEIPLVLTQPDRPAGRGLHLQPSAVKQYAVAHGIPVAQPLSLRLDAKDPQRAQEAQAAHELLCATDYDAMVVAAYGLILPRSTLDIKPCINIHGSLLPRWRGAAPIHRAIESGDHETGVTIMQMEEGLDTGPMLLIERTPIGPQDTTATLHDRLAAMGAGMVVKVLSKMEHDVIEAVPQPEAGVTYAAKIAKEEAALDFTLPARELGRKIRAFNPFPGAHATVNGTVIKLWGAESLDADSAAPSGQVIAADAQHGIVVACGGGALRLTELQKPGGKRLPAAEFIKGFALEGQRFT from the coding sequence ATGAAGGTCGTCTTCGCCGGTACTCCCGAGTTCGCAGCCGTGGCGCTGCGGGCCATCCACGCCGCGGGCTTTGAAATTCCCCTCGTGCTGACGCAGCCGGACCGCCCGGCCGGCCGCGGCCTGCACCTGCAACCCTCGGCCGTCAAGCAATACGCGGTGGCCCACGGCATTCCCGTGGCGCAGCCGCTGTCGCTGCGGCTGGATGCGAAAGACCCGCAGCGTGCGCAGGAGGCACAGGCCGCGCACGAATTATTGTGCGCGACCGACTACGATGCGATGGTGGTCGCCGCCTATGGGCTGATCCTGCCGCGCAGCACGCTCGACATCAAGCCCTGCATCAATATCCACGGCTCGCTGCTGCCGCGCTGGCGCGGCGCCGCGCCGATCCACCGCGCGATCGAGTCCGGCGACCATGAAACGGGCGTCACCATCATGCAGATGGAGGAAGGCCTCGATACGGGGCCGATGCTGCTGATCGAACGCACGCCGATCGGCCCGCAAGACACGACAGCCACGCTGCACGACCGGCTGGCGGCCATGGGCGCCGGCATGGTGGTGAAGGTGCTGAGCAAGATGGAACACGATGTGATCGAGGCCGTGCCACAGCCGGAGGCCGGTGTCACCTACGCCGCCAAGATCGCCAAGGAAGAAGCCGCGCTCGACTTTACCCTGCCGGCGCGCGAGCTTGGCCGCAAGATCCGGGCCTTCAATCCCTTCCCCGGCGCGCATGCCACGGTGAACGGCACGGTCATCAAGCTGTGGGGTGCCGAATCGCTGGATGCCGACAGCGCGGCGCCATCGGGCCAGGTCATTGCCGCCGATGCCCAGCATGGCATCGTGGTCGCCTGCGGCGGCGGCGCATTGCGCCTGACCGAACTGCAGAAACCGGGCGGCAAACGGCTGCCCGCCGCCGAGTTCATCAAGGGCTTCGCTCTCGAAGGCCAACGTTTCACATAA